The genomic window TAGCGCAAACAACTTATGAAGCCGAAGATGGAGTGCTAGATGTTCCTCCTGCGGTTTCGGATCCGGTAAGTGTACAGAACTGCACATCGTGTTCTGGTGGCAAGAAGGTAGGTAACCTAGATGCCAATAAAGGTTCCTTAACACTTACGATTAATGCGCCTACCACAGGAGTTTACAAACTTGATTTGTATCATTTAGTAGATAATAATGACAGGTTTTTTGATATTTTAATTGATAATACAATCTCACGTAGACCTAATATTAGAGGTGTTGGAAATTGGAATGATGTTGGAATAACTTCATTTTATATCAATCTAACTGCTGGAAGTCATACTGTCAAATTTTCCAATAGCTATTGGTATGCACCAAATCTAGATAGGCTAGTTGTAACCATGGTTCCCAATGCCATATATTTAGAGGCAGAGAACGCTGCACTAGGAGGCGGTGCATCAGTTGAGAACGGTAGTTTGCTTTCTGGCGGAAAAGGTGTGGAAGGAAATGTACACGGATTGGCAGGCTGGGTAACATTTACTTTTAATGTGGCTACTGCAGGGCAGTACGCACTTGCAGCAGTTTACAATGGAGCTGGAGGCGGTAATGATGGTGACGGTGATAGATATTTTAAAATTATCGTAAACCAGCCTATCACAACAACGGCCGGAAAAATTGATGATACAGGAACTCAGTTCGGGATAAAAAAAGGTTCTGGTGGTAATGATGGAGTAGGAATACAGACGCAAAACATAACCTTGGTTGCTGGTGAAAATAAAATTACATTCTATTCTGATTGGTACGCTCCCAGATTGGACAAAATAGTCTTATATGGAGCGAATGTGCTTCCAGTAATTCTAACAAAATTTACCGCTAAAGCTACAAATACTGCAGCTGTTTTAAATTGGGCTACGGCTTCAGAAAAGAACAGCGATTATTTTGCGGTTATGCGCTCTGGTGATGGTGTAAATTTCTCGAAAATTGGAGAAGTTAAGGCGGCTGGAAACTCAAGCGAACTGAAAGAATATCAATTTAAAGACGCTTATCCATTAAATGGAACTAACTATTATAGGTTATATCAATATGATAACGATGCAACCTTGGATAAATCAGATATAAAAACTGTTTCATTTAATTTAGATGCGAACCAAAATCACGTTAGAGTTATCAATTTAGATCATGATAATGTTGCAATTGATATATATATTCCAACTGCTAAAAAAGGAAATGTGGTTATTGCAAATATTAACGGACAGAGAATAGCTAATGCAAATTTTGTTTTAGATAGTGGAAGAGCAAGAGTATCTCTACCAGTTAAAGGTGGAAAAGGTATTTATATTGCCATAGTAAATACTGAAGAAAAAACCATTAGAGAAAAGTTCCTTAAGCCATAATAATATTGGTTTGGATTTAAGTAAGTGGGCTTTATTTTATCGGTTCTCGACTTAAATTTGAAATTATTATAAATGAGTCTGGTAGCTTACCAGACTCATTATCTTTTAAAGATCTTATCTTCTGATTTTAGGTAATCGAGAATAGGTTTGCATAATCAGAAGCTATTCTGAAATTGTAACCTTATTAAGGTGAACTAGTAAAGGAATTTTCATGGAAAATAATGTATTTTATTTTCTTACTTTAAAAATAAAATCATATTATTGTAGAACAGTATAGTATAGTATATGTAGAGTTGAATATTTACCCACAAGAATTTACTTACTTCAACCCTAAAAAAATTAGGCGAAAGGAGTTTACTTGTTTGATTTAGAAATTCAATATATCCTTACTAAAAGAAAATCGCAGGATTAGAATGGCTTCTAGTTTAAAACTTGAAGTCTCAAATGAATGCAACCAAACCAAATATTATCTATATGAATTTTTTTTTACAAAAAGTAGTACGGCTTTTGAAATTTGGTGACCGTGGTGTTTTGTTATCTAAACACTACTGTTTACTATTTCCTCTCATGTTAATTGCTATTTCGGCTAATGCCCGGCAAGCTGAAAAATTAACTGTTATCGGGACGGTGGTGGATAGTGCAGGAGAAGGTATTCCGGCGGCATCTGTCACTTCGGAGAATAAAGGCAAAGTTGGCACCCAGACTGATGTTAACGGCAAATTTATCTTAGAAGTTCAAGTAGGTGCTGTTATAAAAATCAGAAGTATTGGTTTTATAGAAAAAACGGTACTGGTAACAGCAACAACCAAAACAATTAGCATTATTTTAGAAGACGATAAGACAGGCTTAAACGAGGTAGTTATTACTGCATTGGGCCAGAGTCAAAAAAAGGAAGCAATTGTTGGAGCCGTGACTACCGTGAGGGCGGGAGACTTAAAAATTCCTGCAAGTAACCTGACCAACGCTTTAGCAGGTAAAGTTTCAGGTATTATTGGTTTTCAACCAAGCGGACAGCCGGGCCAAGATAACTCTAACTTTTTTATCAGAGGTGTTACCACATTTGGTTATAGAAAAGAACCATTGATATTAATAGATAATGTGGAGATGACACCAAGTGACTTGGCAAGACTTCAAGTTGATGATATCGAAAGCTTTTCTGTATTAAAAGATGCCAGTGCTACTGCTTTGTATGGAGCAAGGGGCGGAAACGGAGTAATTCTAGTTAAAACCAAAGAAGGTAAAGTTGGTAAGGCTCAAATTAATGTGAGATTCGAAAATTCTGTTTCGCAATCTGCCAACACTTTAGAACTTGCAGATCCTATTACTTACATGAACCTATTTAACGAGGCAACCATAACTCGTGATCCGTTAATGCCTAGGCCTTATAGTGCAAACAAAATTTTAAATACAGAAGCAACTTTAAAGGGGCTTCCAGGAAGCAATCCATATATGTACCCAGCGGTAGATTGGCTGGATATGCTTTTCAAAAAAAGAACAAATACAGAAAGAACAAATGTTAATGTTTCTGGTGGCGGTGGTGTAGCCAGATATTACATTGCAGGATCATTTGCAAACGATAATGGGATTTTAAAACAAGATTCTAGAAATAATAACAATAGCAACGTTAATTTTAAAAACTATCAGCTTAGATCTAATATAAACATTAATCTTACAGAGAGCACCGAGTTGGTAGTGCGTTTGTCTGGGAACTTTAACGAATATAAGGGGCCTATGACAAGTGATGCTTCATTTTCTACAGACCTTTTCAATTTAGCAACACACACTAGTCCTGTAGATTTTCCCGCATATTATTTGCCAGATGCTGCTAATATCAATACCAAACATATTTTATTTGGTAACGAACCTCAAGGAGTAACTAGAAATTTAAGATTTGTTAACCCTTATGCGCAATTATTAAGAGGGAATAAGAATTTTTCTGAATCAAGAATGCTTGCGCAGCTTGAGTTGAATCAAGGTTTAGGTTTTGTTACCGAGGGCTTAAATTTTAGAAGTATTTTCAGTACAAATAGGTATGCTAGATTCGAATCTACTTTAGCTTATGCGCCATTTTATTACAACATAAGCTCTTATGATAGGCTTACCAATGAGTATACACTAAATTGGATCAACTCTGATCCAGATCAGGCAAGAGAATATTTACAGTACTACGGTAACGATGGTAACAACGTAAATAAGCTTAATACTTTCTTGTACATGCAAGGTTCACTAGATTATAATAAAAGCTTTGGAAAAGGTCATAATATTAGTGCAGCATTAGTAGGAACTATGCAGCAGCTTTTAGATGGAACGCCAAACAGTGAGCATAACTCTATTTTGTTTAACTCGCTTCCGTTTCGCAACATGACATTAGCTGGGCGTACCACTTATTCTTATAAAAGTAAATATTACCTTGAGTTTAACTTCGGACAAAATGGTTCAGAGCGTTTTGCTGACAATAACCGATATGGCTTTTTCCCTACCATTGGAGCATCATGGATAGTATCTAGCGAAAAGTTTTATGGTAATTTGGTTAACGTTATTGATCGCTTAAAATTAAGAGCTAGTTACGGATTAGTGGGTAATGATGCCATTAGCAATAGAAGGTTTTTTTACCTATCTGAGGTAAATCTTAATAATGGCGGTAATGGCGCAACATTTGGTACCAATAACCAGTATACTCGCGACGGTGTAAGTATCAGTAGGTACGAAAATCGCGATGTGAGCTGGGAAGTTTCTAAACAGTTAAATTTGGGAGCCGAATTAACATTTCTTAAAGATTTTAGGATTATAGGAGAAGTTTTTAGAAATATCAAATCAGATATTCTACAAACTCGTTCTGATATACCAACTACAATGGGTTTGGAAGCTGGTATAGATGCTAATATAGGAAAGGTAGAGTCTAAAGGATTTGAATTATCGATAGATGGAAGACGCACCATTAACAAAAACCTATGGATTTCTACGATGGGAAATATAACCCTAGCAAAAAACAAATTCTTACAATACGAAGAACCAGCATATAAGGAAGCCTACCGTTACACTACTGGCCAGCCATTAGATAGAATGCGTGGCTTTATTGCAGAGCGTTTATTTGTTGATGATAATGAAGCAAGAAATTCTCCTTCGCAAATATTTAGTACTGGCGGATTTGCTCCAATGGGTGGAGATATTAAATACCGTGATTTAAATGGCGATGGTGTAATTAATTTTGAAGATCAGGCTTTTATTGGCTATCCAACAGTGCCACAATTAGTGTATGGTTTTGGGCTTTCTTCGGGTTATAAAGGGTTCGATTTTTCGGTTTTCTTCCAAGGGCAGGCAAGAGTATCATTTATGATTGATCCGGCAAGAACAAGCCCCTTCATTCAAAGTCCTGATGCTTACTACACCGGAAATACACAGTTAATTAAGGCTTATGCAGATAACCATTGGTCTGAAGATAATCAGGATTTATACGCACTATATCCTAGGCTTGGTATTAATGGCGCTCAAATTGAAAACAACAGACAGAATAGTACCTGGTGG from Pedobacter sp. SL55 includes these protein-coding regions:
- a CDS encoding T9SS type A sorting domain-containing protein translates to MMKNYFRKISVPLMFAMVLIANSALAQTTYEAEDGVLDVPPAVSDPVSVQNCTSCSGGKKVGNLDANKGSLTLTINAPTTGVYKLDLYHLVDNNDRFFDILIDNTISRRPNIRGVGNWNDVGITSFYINLTAGSHTVKFSNSYWYAPNLDRLVVTMVPNAIYLEAENAALGGGASVENGSLLSGGKGVEGNVHGLAGWVTFTFNVATAGQYALAAVYNGAGGGNDGDGDRYFKIIVNQPITTTAGKIDDTGTQFGIKKGSGGNDGVGIQTQNITLVAGENKITFYSDWYAPRLDKIVLYGANVLPVILTKFTAKATNTAAVLNWATASEKNSDYFAVMRSGDGVNFSKIGEVKAAGNSSELKEYQFKDAYPLNGTNYYRLYQYDNDATLDKSDIKTVSFNLDANQNHVRVINLDHDNVAIDIYIPTAKKGNVVIANINGQRIANANFVLDSGRARVSLPVKGGKGIYIAIVNTEEKTIREKFLKP
- a CDS encoding SusC/RagA family TonB-linked outer membrane protein translates to MNFFLQKVVRLLKFGDRGVLLSKHYCLLFPLMLIAISANARQAEKLTVIGTVVDSAGEGIPAASVTSENKGKVGTQTDVNGKFILEVQVGAVIKIRSIGFIEKTVLVTATTKTISIILEDDKTGLNEVVITALGQSQKKEAIVGAVTTVRAGDLKIPASNLTNALAGKVSGIIGFQPSGQPGQDNSNFFIRGVTTFGYRKEPLILIDNVEMTPSDLARLQVDDIESFSVLKDASATALYGARGGNGVILVKTKEGKVGKAQINVRFENSVSQSANTLELADPITYMNLFNEATITRDPLMPRPYSANKILNTEATLKGLPGSNPYMYPAVDWLDMLFKKRTNTERTNVNVSGGGGVARYYIAGSFANDNGILKQDSRNNNNSNVNFKNYQLRSNININLTESTELVVRLSGNFNEYKGPMTSDASFSTDLFNLATHTSPVDFPAYYLPDAANINTKHILFGNEPQGVTRNLRFVNPYAQLLRGNKNFSESRMLAQLELNQGLGFVTEGLNFRSIFSTNRYARFESTLAYAPFYYNISSYDRLTNEYTLNWINSDPDQAREYLQYYGNDGNNVNKLNTFLYMQGSLDYNKSFGKGHNISAALVGTMQQLLDGTPNSEHNSILFNSLPFRNMTLAGRTTYSYKSKYYLEFNFGQNGSERFADNNRYGFFPTIGASWIVSSEKFYGNLVNVIDRLKLRASYGLVGNDAISNRRFFYLSEVNLNNGGNGATFGTNNQYTRDGVSISRYENRDVSWEVSKQLNLGAELTFLKDFRIIGEVFRNIKSDILQTRSDIPTTMGLEAGIDANIGKVESKGFELSIDGRRTINKNLWISTMGNITLAKNKFLQYEEPAYKEAYRYTTGQPLDRMRGFIAERLFVDDNEARNSPSQIFSTGGFAPMGGDIKYRDLNGDGVINFEDQAFIGYPTVPQLVYGFGLSSGYKGFDFSVFFQGQARVSFMIDPARTSPFIQSPDAYYTGNTQLIKAYADNHWSEDNQDLYALYPRLGINGAQIENNRQNSTWWLRDGSFLRLKSLEFGYSLPEKLLSRIKIKKMRIYFNGLNLITWSPFDMWDPELRGSGFNYPIQKVYNVGLNISL